A single genomic interval of Hevea brasiliensis isolate MT/VB/25A 57/8 chromosome 4, ASM3005281v1, whole genome shotgun sequence harbors:
- the LOC110654131 gene encoding uncharacterized protein LOC110654131 isoform X1 → MGKKEQQQQRDHKNKQRVEAVLELLRKQAPLTVKQEKFCNNACVERFLKAKGDNVKKAAKHLRACLSWRESIGTEQLIADEFSAELAEGLAYVAGHDEESRPVVIFRIKQDYQKFHSQKLFTRLLVFTLEVAIGTMAKNVEQFVILFDASFFRSASSFMNLLLATMKIVAEYYPCRLYKAFIIDPPSLFSYLWKWLQGVRPFVELSTVVMVVSSLDFEESLEYSDFSIYPRASSLRFDPSSIKSTAKIGSCSSSRFSFTVSHSFDSLKPWHLTLTDMSASKLGPTTTSSSPMGPALVSPVNARSLSFASPVARTPLKNRINVGSYGSGRGRLFSSTPLPQRVTASEPIKISHPRTPRPSFLQSPALFFKKECHINRTDKSQESFLPFLKLYRRPYDEMMYRSKMRPPLGGLVSIVSSHLKHRHMSVSQRF, encoded by the exons ATGGGCAAGAAAGAACAGCAACAGCAGAGAGATCACAAAAACAAACAGAGAGTTGAAGCTGTTCTCGAGCTTCTAAGAAAACAAGCTCCACTCACAGTGAAACAG GAGAAGTTCTGCAACAATGCTTGCGTAGAACGGTTTCTGAAAGCAAAAGGTGATAATGTGAAGAAGGCTGCTAAGCACTTGAGGGCTTGCCTTTCTTGGAGAGAGAGTATAGGCACTG AGCAACTAATAGCAGACGAGTTCTCAGCTGAGCTCGCTGAAGGACTTGCCTATGTGGCTGGCCATGATGAAGAATCCAGACCTGTTGTG ATATTTCGCATTAAGCAAGATTACCAAAAATTCCATTCACAGAAACT GTTTACTAGGCTGCTGGTTTTTACACTTGAGGTGGCCAtaggaaccatggcaaaaaacgTTGAACAATTTGTAATCCTCTTTGACGCAA gCTTTTTCAGATCAGCATCGTCTTTTATGAACTTGTTACTGGCAACAATGAAAATTGTGGCTGAGTACTATCCATGCAGGCTTTACAAGGCTTTCATAATAGACCCGCCTTCCCTCTTTTCTTATTTATGGAAG TGGTTGCAGGGTGTCCGTCCGTTTGTTGAGCTATCAACGGTCGTTATGGTGGTTTCATCGCTAGACTTCGAAGAGTCATTAGAGTACAGTGACTTCTCCATCTACCCACGAGCCTCATCCCTCCGATTTGATCCTTCGTCTATCAAATCAACGGCCAAGATTGGTTCATGCTCTTCGTCAAGATTTTCCTTCACTGTGTCTCATAGTTTTGACTCCCTCAAACCTTGGCACCTAACCTTGACGGACATGTCAGCATCCAAACTAGGACCCACTACTACCAGCTCTTCTCCTATGGGCCCAGCTTTGGTCTCCCCGGTTAACGCCAGGTCTCTCTCCTTTGCATCACCGGTTGCTAGAACGCCACTCAAGAACAGAATAAACGTTGGAAGCTATGGCAGCGGCAGGGGCAGGTTGTTCTCATCAACGCCACTACCACAGCGAGTCACCGCAAGTGAGCCTATCAAAATTTCTCATCCGCGGACCCCACGTCCATCGTTCCTCCAGTCACCGGCCTTGTTTTTCAAGAAGGAGTGCCACATCAACCGGACTGACAAGTCTCAGGAGTCGTTCTTGCCCTTTTTGAAGCTCTATAGGCGGCCGTACGATGAGATGATGTACAGGTCAAAGATGCGGCCCCCACTTGGTGGCCTGGTTTCCATTGTCTCTTCTCACCTTAAACACCGCCACATGTCCGTATCGCAACGGTTCTAA
- the LOC110654131 gene encoding uncharacterized protein LOC110654131 isoform X2 has translation MGKKEQQQQRDHKNKQRVEAVLELLRKQAPLTVKQEKFCNNACVERFLKAKGDNVKKAAKHLRACLSWRESIGTEQLIADEFSAELAEGLAYVAGHDEESRPVVIFRIKQDYQKFHSQKLFTRLLVFTLEVAIGTMAKNVEQFVILFDASFFRSASSFMNLLLATMKIVAEYYPCRLYKAFIIDPPSLFSYLWKGVRPFVELSTVVMVVSSLDFEESLEYSDFSIYPRASSLRFDPSSIKSTAKIGSCSSSRFSFTVSHSFDSLKPWHLTLTDMSASKLGPTTTSSSPMGPALVSPVNARSLSFASPVARTPLKNRINVGSYGSGRGRLFSSTPLPQRVTASEPIKISHPRTPRPSFLQSPALFFKKECHINRTDKSQESFLPFLKLYRRPYDEMMYRSKMRPPLGGLVSIVSSHLKHRHMSVSQRF, from the exons ATGGGCAAGAAAGAACAGCAACAGCAGAGAGATCACAAAAACAAACAGAGAGTTGAAGCTGTTCTCGAGCTTCTAAGAAAACAAGCTCCACTCACAGTGAAACAG GAGAAGTTCTGCAACAATGCTTGCGTAGAACGGTTTCTGAAAGCAAAAGGTGATAATGTGAAGAAGGCTGCTAAGCACTTGAGGGCTTGCCTTTCTTGGAGAGAGAGTATAGGCACTG AGCAACTAATAGCAGACGAGTTCTCAGCTGAGCTCGCTGAAGGACTTGCCTATGTGGCTGGCCATGATGAAGAATCCAGACCTGTTGTG ATATTTCGCATTAAGCAAGATTACCAAAAATTCCATTCACAGAAACT GTTTACTAGGCTGCTGGTTTTTACACTTGAGGTGGCCAtaggaaccatggcaaaaaacgTTGAACAATTTGTAATCCTCTTTGACGCAA gCTTTTTCAGATCAGCATCGTCTTTTATGAACTTGTTACTGGCAACAATGAAAATTGTGGCTGAGTACTATCCATGCAGGCTTTACAAGGCTTTCATAATAGACCCGCCTTCCCTCTTTTCTTATTTATGGAAG GGTGTCCGTCCGTTTGTTGAGCTATCAACGGTCGTTATGGTGGTTTCATCGCTAGACTTCGAAGAGTCATTAGAGTACAGTGACTTCTCCATCTACCCACGAGCCTCATCCCTCCGATTTGATCCTTCGTCTATCAAATCAACGGCCAAGATTGGTTCATGCTCTTCGTCAAGATTTTCCTTCACTGTGTCTCATAGTTTTGACTCCCTCAAACCTTGGCACCTAACCTTGACGGACATGTCAGCATCCAAACTAGGACCCACTACTACCAGCTCTTCTCCTATGGGCCCAGCTTTGGTCTCCCCGGTTAACGCCAGGTCTCTCTCCTTTGCATCACCGGTTGCTAGAACGCCACTCAAGAACAGAATAAACGTTGGAAGCTATGGCAGCGGCAGGGGCAGGTTGTTCTCATCAACGCCACTACCACAGCGAGTCACCGCAAGTGAGCCTATCAAAATTTCTCATCCGCGGACCCCACGTCCATCGTTCCTCCAGTCACCGGCCTTGTTTTTCAAGAAGGAGTGCCACATCAACCGGACTGACAAGTCTCAGGAGTCGTTCTTGCCCTTTTTGAAGCTCTATAGGCGGCCGTACGATGAGATGATGTACAGGTCAAAGATGCGGCCCCCACTTGGTGGCCTGGTTTCCATTGTCTCTTCTCACCTTAAACACCGCCACATGTCCGTATCGCAACGGTTCTAA